One genomic segment of Deltaproteobacteria bacterium HGW-Deltaproteobacteria-18 includes these proteins:
- a CDS encoding peptide ABC transporter ATP-binding protein, which produces MLCVSNLSVDFARYGQATGAPAAIRSLDLNVEAGRILAVVGESGSGKSLLAHAILGLLPNNSRVGGSITFKGRVLDQKNVQILRGREIALIPQSVSYLNPLRRVGAQVLRATTLSGLGPKEAAKVRDAAFDRYGLGLKTQSLYPHQISGGMSRRVLTATATTGNASLVIADEPTTGLDQASALESLRHLRELADSGTAVLLITHDIEASLNVADQVAVFLGGMVVEIAETADFADISHLRHPYTRALWQALPHNDFMDAPTRSYKTAASAQGCVYAADCTMAGALCGETIPAWRKMNGGRVRCHHA; this is translated from the coding sequence ATGCTCTGCGTATCCAACCTTTCTGTCGACTTTGCCCGCTACGGCCAGGCAACCGGTGCACCGGCGGCCATCCGCTCGCTGGACCTGAACGTGGAGGCAGGACGAATCCTGGCCGTGGTCGGCGAGAGCGGTTCCGGGAAAAGCCTTCTGGCCCATGCCATCCTTGGGCTGCTCCCGAACAATTCCCGTGTGGGTGGTTCCATCACCTTCAAGGGCCGTGTCCTCGACCAGAAGAACGTGCAAATCCTGCGCGGCCGGGAAATCGCCCTGATTCCTCAGTCCGTGTCCTATCTGAATCCGCTCAGACGCGTGGGGGCACAGGTATTGCGCGCTACCACACTAAGCGGTCTTGGGCCAAAAGAGGCGGCCAAGGTCCGCGATGCAGCCTTTGACCGCTACGGATTGGGACTGAAAACCCAGTCTCTTTATCCGCATCAAATATCCGGGGGAATGTCGCGCCGTGTCCTTACAGCCACCGCCACCACCGGCAACGCAAGTCTGGTCATTGCCGACGAACCGACCACGGGCCTTGATCAGGCATCGGCGCTCGAATCCCTGCGCCATCTGCGCGAACTGGCCGACAGCGGCACGGCGGTACTGCTCATCACCCACGACATCGAGGCCTCGCTGAACGTGGCGGACCAGGTCGCGGTATTCCTTGGCGGCATGGTCGTGGAAATTGCCGAGACCGCCGATTTCGCAGACATCAGCCACCTGCGCCACCCCTATACGCGGGCGTTGTGGCAGGCATTACCCCATAACGATTTCATGGATGCACCAACGAGATCATACAAGACTGCGGCCTCCGCCCAGGGCTGCGTCTATGCCGCTGACTGCACCATGGCCGGCGCCTTGTGCGGCGAGACGATACCCGCATGGCGAAAGATGAACGGCGGCCGGGTCAGGTGCCACCATGCTTGA
- a CDS encoding ABC transporter ATP-binding protein has protein sequence MLEARDLSFRYKARAPWIFRNLSMSIAPGEIIGLSGPSGRGKSTLARVLCGYLPSSTGYIHVDGKEPKSGYHPVQLLFQHPELAVNPRFTALQIMEEAWKPDPALLDALCIRPQWLERYPHELSGGELQRICVARALDPRTRYLVADEMTSMLDAITQAQIWKVISDQVRTRGLGVYVISHNTSLLIRLCSRQDDFFTTAA, from the coding sequence ATGCTTGAGGCCCGTGATCTTTCCTTCCGGTACAAGGCCAGGGCGCCGTGGATCTTTCGCAACCTGTCCATGAGCATCGCCCCGGGAGAGATAATCGGCCTGTCAGGACCAAGCGGCCGGGGCAAATCAACCCTTGCCCGCGTGCTCTGCGGCTACCTGCCCAGTTCAACAGGCTATATCCACGTGGATGGCAAGGAGCCCAAATCCGGTTATCATCCGGTCCAGCTTCTCTTCCAGCACCCGGAACTGGCAGTGAACCCGCGGTTCACCGCACTCCAAATCATGGAAGAGGCCTGGAAACCCGACCCGGCCCTGCTGGACGCACTGTGCATCCGCCCCCAGTGGCTGGAACGTTATCCTCATGAACTGAGCGGAGGCGAACTCCAGCGCATCTGTGTGGCCCGAGCCCTCGACCCACGCACTCGCTATCTCGTGGCCGACGAAATGACCTCCATGCTCGACGCCATCACTCAGGCGCAGATATGGAAAGTCATCTCGGACCAGGTCCGTACTCGTGGCCTGGGCGTATACGTCATCAGCCACAACACGAGCCTGCTGATACGCCTGTGTTCCCGCCAGGACGATTTCTTTACCACTGCCGCGTGA
- a CDS encoding two-component system response regulator — protein MSNFNRVLIVDDEAQIRSSFIAYCEDYDEFEILVAASAEEGLSILERDGADLCIVDMRLPGMHGGDFIRAASGRCRRFLIHTGSVDTELSAELESLGMSSRDVLLKPCSMSRMIERIRHHLALP, from the coding sequence ATGAGTAATTTTAATAGGGTGCTCATTGTTGATGATGAAGCACAGATACGTTCAAGTTTCATTGCATATTGTGAGGATTACGATGAGTTTGAAATTCTTGTTGCGGCTTCTGCGGAGGAGGGCCTGAGTATTCTTGAACGCGATGGGGCGGATTTGTGCATTGTGGATATGCGATTGCCGGGCATGCACGGTGGTGATTTCATCAGGGCCGCGTCTGGCCGGTGTCGGCGTTTTTTGATTCACACCGGTTCCGTGGACACTGAACTTTCCGCTGAACTGGAATCTCTGGGTATGAGCAGCAGGGATGTACTTTTGAAGCCATGCAGCATGTCTCGCATGATTGAACGGATTCGACATCATTTAGCTTTGCCATGA
- a CDS encoding C4-dicarboxylate ABC transporter substrate-binding protein: MRIVLTLLALVLIVSASTPAPAATWKMRFGHDQTEQSPHQDAALYLKKLIEEGSEGDIEVTVYPNQLLGTGVQMVEMARAGAVEMIAVPTARIQVVAPAFQLLDLPFLFPTKQELYDVLFADLGRELFKTLESNNLHGLTYWGMGFKQFTGNFPIHAPADFKGKKIRVMPSPVIREQFLALGASPVSIDFHELYNALQQGVVDGQENPLVGITTMKLYEVQKHMTLSNHAFLAYGVVVNKSFFDALPDNYQTLLTEAAAKSSKYELDLIEKRDQGFLDTIIKAGVEVSTLTPSQTAAFQEALKPVYDWFRKNVEGGAHFLDMLHK, from the coding sequence ATGCGCATTGTTCTTACCTTGCTGGCTCTCGTATTGATAGTGTCCGCTTCAACTCCTGCCCCGGCCGCAACGTGGAAGATGCGTTTCGGCCACGACCAGACCGAGCAGAGCCCGCATCAGGATGCGGCGCTCTATCTCAAAAAGCTGATCGAGGAAGGTTCCGAAGGGGACATCGAAGTGACCGTTTACCCGAACCAACTGCTTGGAACAGGCGTCCAGATGGTCGAAATGGCCCGGGCGGGAGCGGTGGAGATGATCGCCGTCCCGACGGCCCGAATCCAGGTGGTGGCACCCGCCTTCCAGTTGCTCGACCTTCCCTTTCTCTTCCCGACGAAACAGGAACTCTATGATGTCCTGTTTGCAGATCTCGGCAGGGAACTGTTCAAGACCCTGGAATCTAACAACCTGCACGGCTTGACGTACTGGGGCATGGGCTTCAAGCAGTTCACTGGCAATTTTCCGATTCACGCCCCCGCCGACTTCAAAGGCAAAAAAATCCGCGTGATGCCCTCGCCTGTGATCCGGGAACAATTTCTCGCCCTGGGTGCGAGCCCCGTATCCATCGATTTCCACGAACTCTACAATGCCCTGCAGCAGGGCGTGGTAGATGGACAGGAAAATCCGCTTGTCGGCATTACGACCATGAAACTCTACGAGGTCCAGAAACACATGACCCTGTCAAACCACGCGTTCCTCGCCTACGGGGTGGTGGTCAACAAGTCCTTTTTCGACGCACTGCCCGACAATTACCAGACTCTCCTGACCGAGGCAGCCGCAAAGTCCTCCAAATACGAACTTGATCTCATCGAGAAGCGCGACCAGGGCTTCCTCGACACCATCATCAAGGCCGGTGTCGAAGTGAGCACCCTTACTCCCAGCCAGACCGCCGCGTTCCAGGAAGCCCTGAAACCGGTCTACGACTGGTTCCGCAAGAATGTGGAAGGCGGGGCCCATTTCCTCGACATGCTGCACAAATAA
- a CDS encoding TRAP transporter small permease produces MKLLKIGNAILTAVIRNILGGIILFSSLLLFVNVVMRYVFLAPIFWAEELARYLMVWMIFLGAGLLAGEEGHISVNAITRFLTPRSNLMLSRIVRVVGLIFCIVLTWYGWKHAMSVRNSLQVTAALDIPMWLTYLAIPVGGAIMVLRYATHLGPRKDPEE; encoded by the coding sequence TTGAAACTGCTCAAAATCGGCAACGCCATCCTCACTGCCGTCATCCGGAACATCCTGGGCGGCATCATTCTGTTTTCCAGCCTACTGCTGTTCGTCAACGTCGTGATGCGCTACGTCTTTCTCGCTCCGATCTTCTGGGCCGAGGAACTGGCCCGCTACCTCATGGTCTGGATGATCTTCCTGGGCGCGGGACTCCTGGCCGGTGAAGAGGGGCACATCTCGGTCAATGCGATCACGCGGTTTCTGACTCCTCGTTCCAACCTGATGCTGTCGCGCATCGTCCGTGTCGTCGGCCTCATCTTCTGCATAGTCCTGACCTGGTACGGCTGGAAGCACGCGATGAGCGTCCGCAATTCCCTCCAGGTCACGGCCGCTCTGGACATACCGATGTGGCTGACCTACCTGGCCATCCCCGTAGGCGGAGCGATAATGGTGCTGCGCTATGCGACGCACCTGGGACCGCGCAAGGATCCAGAAGAATGA
- a CDS encoding C4-dicarboxylate ABC transporter permease, with amino-acid sequence MIAAVFLLLAILIGLNVPIFISLAATAFIIFAAYSRIPLEILPQRMFAGVEGMTLLSIPFYMLAAQIMGRGGVTARLINFARAMVGHLPGGLAICGVLSCLFFAAITGSTAATVVAVGSLLYPALIEAGYDERFSIGLVTCTPLLGMIIPPSNAMIIYGSISTVSVGALFMSGFGAGIVFVALYSAWCFIYAKWRKLPLLPRAKLKEVLHTGSDASWGLGFPVIILGGIYTGIFTPTESAAVAVVYAIFITVFIHRELSIRDLWSICCQTGVMSARILIMVAAATLFSWLLTVENITTQLVSPILALQPSPNGVLFLVNVLMLVTGMFIDVFSNILIICPLVSPLIHSAGISDLHFGIIAAINSDIGNITPPFGLNLFIASGAFGVSYFSVIRAVLPWLGLALLCLAIVTYVPEISLWLPKLLYKTI; translated from the coding sequence ATGATCGCGGCCGTCTTCCTCCTGCTCGCCATCCTGATCGGGCTCAATGTGCCCATATTCATTTCACTGGCGGCGACGGCCTTCATCATCTTCGCCGCCTATTCCAGAATACCGCTGGAGATCCTCCCGCAGAGAATGTTCGCGGGGGTCGAAGGGATGACCCTCCTGTCCATCCCCTTCTACATGCTGGCCGCCCAGATCATGGGCCGCGGGGGCGTCACCGCACGGCTGATCAATTTCGCCCGGGCCATGGTCGGGCATCTGCCAGGCGGCCTGGCCATTTGTGGCGTGCTGAGCTGCCTTTTTTTCGCCGCCATCACAGGCTCCACCGCCGCCACTGTCGTCGCGGTCGGCAGCCTCCTCTACCCGGCGCTGATTGAAGCAGGGTATGACGAACGCTTCTCAATCGGGCTGGTGACCTGTACGCCCCTGCTCGGAATGATCATCCCCCCAAGCAACGCCATGATTATCTACGGGTCCATTTCAACGGTCTCTGTCGGAGCCCTTTTCATGTCAGGGTTCGGAGCCGGGATCGTTTTCGTCGCCCTGTACTCGGCCTGGTGCTTCATTTATGCGAAATGGCGCAAGCTGCCCCTTCTGCCGCGCGCCAAACTCAAAGAAGTCCTTCACACCGGATCGGACGCATCCTGGGGATTGGGATTTCCCGTCATCATCCTCGGCGGAATCTACACGGGAATCTTTACCCCAACGGAATCCGCCGCCGTCGCAGTCGTGTACGCAATCTTCATCACGGTGTTCATACACAGGGAGCTCAGCATCCGGGATTTGTGGTCGATCTGCTGCCAGACCGGCGTGATGTCCGCCCGCATCCTGATCATGGTCGCCGCCGCGACGCTTTTCTCGTGGCTGCTCACAGTCGAGAACATCACCACGCAACTGGTCTCTCCCATCTTGGCGTTGCAGCCCTCACCAAACGGCGTCCTGTTCCTCGTCAACGTGCTCATGCTCGTCACCGGGATGTTCATCGACGTGTTTTCCAACATCCTGATAATATGCCCGCTCGTCTCACCCCTGATTCATTCCGCTGGCATAAGCGACCTGCATTTCGGCATCATCGCAGCGATCAACAGCGACATCGGCAACATCACGCCGCCCTTCGGGCTCAATCTCTTCATCGCGAGCGGTGCCTTCGGGGTCAGCTATTTCAGCGTCATCCGAGCCGTGCTTCCGTGGCTTGGTCTGGCACTGCTGTGCCTGGCCATCGTCACATATGTCCCTGAAATCAGCCTCTGGCTGCCGAAACTGCTCTACAAGACGATCTGA